CTATACGGGTAATCAGAGGGGGAagctgtggggaggggaggtgctgaGATAAGGGAATGATTCTTCCCCCAGACCTGAGGCTGGCTTTGTGGCCTCATTAGTGTGGGGTAGGGCCCAGTGCTAGacggggaggggcgggggggcggcgcagagagagagacagagacagagagacagagacagacagagagacagagataaacagagacaaagaggcaaGATTCCTACAGAAGCCAGCAGAGCTGGGTGGGCTGTAGGCTGAAGTCAGATGTGGAGGGCATCAGAGAGGGCTGCCGGAGGGGGCAAAGCTACCTAGCTTCGTGGGGCAGCCTAAATGAGGGAGAACAGCACGACCAGGTCGCTGCCCTCTTCCTCTCTAGTTCTGGCTGTCCCCACAGTCCCCTTCTGGCCCAGGCCAAGACCCGACACCTGCTCTAACACTGGCGTTGCCAGGCCTGGCCCCGCTCCCTGCAGACATGGCGGTGCCCACTGTATACCAGCAGGCACCGTCTCACGCTCTCCCAGGCTTAAGCCCAGCACTAACACAACCCACCCTCTAGTCCTCTTACGCAGTCACCCTGTAACGTGGCTTCACAAACTACCGCGCCTGCCTAAAGACCCAGACTCGGCCCTGGCCCACCACCTCTCTGGGCCAGCTCCCCGCAGGGCCCATGAATAATTCACTCCTTTCTCTCAGTGCATCAAATATTTATCCCCTGAGATTCCCAGCCCTCAGTTCTCTAGGGGAAGGCCCGCCCCACCCCGCCTCCTAGGTCGCTCCGCCCCTTTGTGGGTTGGGACTCAGCCACCCCTGGTAGCTGTGCGTAGTTCTGATGCATCTGTTGGCTCAAGCCCACTGCTCTCCTGGATGTCTAGATCTCAGTTCCATGGGTTTATTTTAGGGCAATGGTtttcgaccttcctaatgctgcgaccctttaatagtTTCCGCATGTTGTGgcgaaccccaaccataaaattattttgttgctacttcataactgtaattttgctactgttatgaatcgtatgAGATACAGGATGTCTAATATATGATGATCCAGTGAGGATCgcgatccacaggttgagaacttctgtCTTAGTGGCTGTTACGTTGCAGGTCCAGGGGGCTCACAATGTCTGTGGGctttccctcttttttcttttcctcacccCTCAAGATTCCTTATATCTCCAATCAGACCCCAGAAATGACTTGCTAAAAGGACTCATCGTACCTCTCTACATGCTGTCCCTACAGAGGTGACCCGGATAAGTGTGACATCTGGGGAAACACACCCTTGCATTTGGCAGCTTCCAATGGCCACCTGCACTGCCTGTCCTTCCTCGTGTCCTTCGGGGCCAATATCTGGTGCCTGGACAATGACTACCACACGCCGCTGGACATGGCCGCTATGAAGGGCCACATGGAGTGTGTGCGCTATCTGGATTCCATCGCAGCCAAGCAGAGCAGCCTCAACCCCAAGTTAGTGGGCAAGCTGAAGGACAAGGCGTTCCGCGAGGCGGAGCGGCGCATCCGTGAATGCGCCAAGATGCAGCGCAAGCACCACGAGCGCATGGAGCGGCGCTACCGGCGCGAGCTGGCCGAGCGCTCCGACACGCTCAGCTTCTCCAGCCTCACTTCTAGTACTCTGAGCCGCCGGCTGCAGCACATGACGTTGGGCAGCCAGCTGCCCTACTCTCAGGCCACGCTGCACGGCACGGCCAAGGGCAAGGCCAAGATCCAGAAGAAGCTGGAAAGGCGCAAGCAGGGGGTCGAGGGCACCTTCAAGGTCTCCGAGGATGGGCGCAAAAGCGTGCGATCGCTCTCGGGCCTGCAGCTGGGCAACGATGTGATGTTTGTGCGCCAGGGCACCTACGCCAACCCCAAGGAGTGGGGCCGTGCCCCACTCAGGGACATGTTCCTCTCGGACGAGGACAGCGTCTCCCGTGCCACGCTGGCTGCCGAGCCTGCCCACTCGGAGGTCAGCACCGATTCAGGCCACGACTCCTTGTTTACCCGCCCCGGCCTGGGTACCATGGTGTTTCGAAGGAACTATGTGAGCAGCGGGTTGCACGGGCTGGGCCGAGAGGATGGGGGCTTGGATGGGGCAGGCACGCCGCGGGGTCGGCTGCATAGTTCCCCCAGCCTGGACGACGACAGCCTGGGCAGTGCCAACAGCTTGCAGGACCGCAGTTGCGGGGAAGAGTTGCCCTGGGATGAGCTAGACTTGGGCTTGGACGAGGATCTGGAGCCCGAGACCAGCCCCTTGGAGACCTTCCTGGCCTCGCTGCACATGGAGGACTTTGCCTCCCTCCTGCGGCACGAGAAGATTGACCTGGAGGCCCTGATGCTGTGCTCTGACCTCGACCTACGCAGCATCAGCGTGCCCCTGGGGCCTCGGAAGAAGATCCTGGGGGCCGTGAGGAGGCGCAGGCAGGCTCTGGAGAGACCCCCGGCCCTGGAGGACACGGAGCTGTGAGTTGTCAGTCtggaggaggggtgagggtggggtcaACCTTTTCAGGAACGGGAGGCGGGTTAATACCACgttgcattaaaaaaatcaaagctgtCACTAACTACAAGAGGCCCCATTTTTGTATTTAACACCagcttaggagaaaaaaaaaatcctgccagTTTAATAATTGAGTCTTTCTTATCACAGTTGacagtcactgggggtggggggatccaaATGAGGGAAAAACGGGCATTTTAGTATGGATGGGATACATTCTCAGTAATCATGGGTAGGATTTTCAAAGCcgtttagacagggtcttacgtagcccaagctggccttgaacttgttgtgtagctgagaatgatcTTCTGATCCTCTGAcctgccaagtgctggaatcagaacccagggcttagcccaggctaggcaagaactctctacccactgagctacagcccaagTCTCAGAGGTAGGTCTGTTTGtgagcacccctccccccactttccAGTTCCTTGGGCAAGTGGGTTTGTTGAGCCCTGAGCCCCATTCCACTGTGCCACAGGTCAGCAAGCAGAGGATTAGGGATTAGACTATAACTCACCCCAGGCCTCACCACAGCCCTGGGCCAAGATCATGAGTTAGCTTTGGCTCCAGAGTCTGGGGAGAAGCCAATTGGGGAGAAGGAGACACAGCAGCAGAACCCCATCTCAACTGCCCAGAACCTGAAGTCAGATGCTCTACCTACTGTCCACACACCGTGCTCCCAATGGCTCCAACAGCAGCCGTGGAGGCACAATTGTGTTTTCAGAAGCCATCTTTGCTGCTCAAACCACTCCCTGTCCACTACAGCATCCCACAAGTCCCTGCTCTTCCATTTGGTACAGAAGGCCTTTACCCCCAAGCGGCTGGGGCAGGGGTGGCTGTGAGAAAGCAGTATGACTCACAATTCAGGGAATGGGGGAGTCGGTGTCCCCCAATCCTGACCACCGGTCTGCAGAGAGAGGGGTAGCTAAAGTCATCAGAGTGGCTGGTCTTGGAAGGACATGGGGTCTTTGAAGGTTGTCTTCTAAACccaggctctgtctgtctctccacagATGAAAGGGCTCCTCTCCTCAGACCAAATGAATTGCAAGTTGCCACAACCCACGGTGGGGGCAAGAGGCCCTCACAATCGCCATTCCAGCTGTCCCTTCTCCAGGAGCAAGGGCCACACGGGTCATTTCCCTCTGAAA
The genomic region above belongs to Rattus rattus isolate New Zealand chromosome 9, Rrattus_CSIRO_v1, whole genome shotgun sequence and contains:
- the Ush1g gene encoding Usher syndrome type-1G protein yields the protein MNDQYHRAARDGYLELLKEATRKELNAPDEDGMTPTLWAAYHGNLESLRLIVSRGGDPDKCDIWGNTPLHLAASNGHLHCLSFLVSFGANIWCLDNDYHTPLDMAAMKGHMECVRYLDSIAAKQSSLNPKLVGKLKDKAFREAERRIRECAKMQRKHHERMERRYRRELAERSDTLSFSSLTSSTLSRRLQHMTLGSQLPYSQATLHGTAKGKAKIQKKLERRKQGVEGTFKVSEDGRKSVRSLSGLQLGNDVMFVRQGTYANPKEWGRAPLRDMFLSDEDSVSRATLAAEPAHSEVSTDSGHDSLFTRPGLGTMVFRRNYVSSGLHGLGREDGGLDGAGTPRGRLHSSPSLDDDSLGSANSLQDRSCGEELPWDELDLGLDEDLEPETSPLETFLASLHMEDFASLLRHEKIDLEALMLCSDLDLRSISVPLGPRKKILGAVRRRRQALERPPALEDTEL